From the Paludisphaera mucosa genome, one window contains:
- a CDS encoding SIR2 family NAD-dependent protein deacylase yields the protein MEPTSSSSIPVELSEDDLRGVERVVQRLRRARRVLAVTGAGMSADSGMPTYRGVGGLYRSERPTAHGFSIEEVLSGPMFRERPELTWNYLKEIERACRGARPNRGHRVLAEMDGYFDSVWVLTQNVDGLHGAAGSRHVLDVHGDLHEILCTHCDYRTRVETYDGFADPPYCPSCRSVLRPDVVLFGESLDPRKIRQLEIELVRGFDVVFSIGTSSLFDYIVAPLRMAQAAGKTTVEVNPDFTAMSGLVEVKIRARAAIALDRIWEGHLEWWPHT from the coding sequence ATGGAGCCCACAAGCTCCTCGAGTATCCCCGTCGAGCTCTCGGAGGACGACCTGCGCGGCGTCGAGCGCGTCGTCCAGCGCCTTCGCCGGGCGAGGCGGGTGCTCGCGGTCACGGGAGCCGGCATGTCGGCCGACTCCGGTATGCCGACGTATCGCGGCGTCGGTGGCCTTTACCGCTCGGAACGGCCCACGGCCCACGGCTTCTCGATCGAAGAGGTCCTCTCGGGCCCCATGTTCCGGGAGCGGCCCGAGCTCACCTGGAACTACCTGAAGGAGATCGAGCGGGCCTGCCGGGGAGCGCGGCCGAACCGCGGGCACCGCGTGCTCGCCGAGATGGATGGCTATTTCGACTCCGTCTGGGTGCTCACCCAGAACGTCGACGGGCTCCACGGCGCGGCCGGCTCGCGGCACGTCCTGGACGTCCACGGCGACCTCCACGAGATCCTGTGCACGCATTGCGACTACCGGACGCGCGTCGAGACCTACGACGGTTTCGCCGACCCGCCGTACTGTCCCTCCTGCCGGAGCGTACTGCGGCCGGACGTCGTCCTGTTCGGCGAGTCGCTCGACCCCCGCAAGATCCGCCAGCTCGAGATCGAGCTGGTCCGGGGTTTCGACGTGGTCTTCAGCATCGGCACGAGCAGCCTGTTCGACTACATCGTCGCCCCGCTCCGGATGGCGCAGGCGGCGGGGAAGACGACCGTCGAGGTCAACCCCGACTTCACTGCCATGTCCGGCCTCGTCGAGGTCAAAATTCGCGCCCGCGCGGCCATCGCGCTCGATCGGATCTGGGAAGGCCACCTGGAGTGGTGGCCCCACACATGA
- a CDS encoding AAA family ATPase — protein sequence MSIPETIAPEAPFEDAHHGLGLLIERLETVVVGQRPLIEKLIVALLAGGHVLVEGVPGLAKTRIVRALSQALDLPFRRIQFTPDLLPADLTGTQIYRPSSGTFDVRPGPIVTSVLLADEINRAPAKVQSALLEAMQEGQVTVGDETIILPETFWVLATQNPIEHEGTYPLPEAQLDRFLFKVLVGYPDRAAELAMLDLPSVAETSQPESRPDDEPPLFNPEDVIRLRRLTASVRVADSIKEYVVDLVRATRDPEAYGLGLAPLIELGASPRATISLVRAARAHALLNRRDYVTPHDVKSLARDVLRHRIMVSYEADAEGLSVDDVLMKILDHIPVP from the coding sequence ATGTCCATCCCAGAAACCATCGCGCCCGAGGCCCCTTTCGAAGACGCTCATCACGGCCTCGGGCTGCTGATCGAGCGTCTCGAAACGGTGGTCGTCGGGCAACGACCGCTCATCGAGAAGCTGATCGTGGCCCTGCTCGCGGGGGGGCACGTCCTCGTCGAGGGCGTCCCCGGCCTCGCCAAGACGCGGATCGTCCGCGCGCTATCGCAGGCCCTCGACCTGCCCTTCCGCCGCATCCAGTTCACTCCCGACCTGCTGCCGGCCGACCTGACCGGGACTCAAATCTACCGCCCTTCGAGCGGGACCTTCGACGTCCGCCCCGGCCCCATCGTCACGAGCGTCCTGCTCGCCGACGAGATCAACCGCGCCCCGGCGAAGGTGCAGAGCGCGCTGCTCGAGGCGATGCAGGAGGGACAGGTCACGGTCGGCGACGAGACGATCATCCTCCCCGAGACCTTCTGGGTGCTGGCCACCCAGAACCCGATCGAGCACGAAGGGACTTACCCCCTGCCCGAGGCCCAGCTCGACCGCTTCCTGTTCAAGGTGCTCGTCGGTTACCCCGACCGCGCCGCCGAGCTGGCGATGCTCGACCTCCCCAGCGTCGCCGAGACCTCGCAGCCCGAATCCCGGCCCGACGACGAGCCCCCCCTGTTCAACCCGGAGGACGTGATCCGGCTCCGCAGGCTGACGGCCTCCGTCCGGGTGGCGGACTCGATCAAGGAGTACGTCGTCGACCTCGTCCGCGCGACCCGAGACCCCGAGGCCTACGGCCTGGGCCTGGCCCCGCTCATCGAACTGGGGGCGAGCCCCCGCGCCACGATCTCGCTCGTCCGCGCCGCCCGCGCGCACGCCCTCCTCAACCGCCGCGACTACGTCACGCCCCACGACGTCAAGTCGCTGGCGCGCGACGTCCTTCGCCACCGCATCATGGTCAGCTACGAGGCCGACGCCGAGGGCCTCTCGGTCGACGACGTCCTCATGAAGATCCTCGACCATATCCCCGTCCCCTGA
- a CDS encoding FHA domain-containing protein, with protein sequence MKVQLIVVRGKPEGKVIPLASSKFKIGRGETCHLRPNSEQVSREHAEFTIVDGVVSVADLGSRNGTLVNGKALTTGPCALKDRDLVQVGPLTFAVSIQDAPTPAAAAKPAAPKAAPAAQAPAPAPAPPKAAASAPKAAPKPPAAAPPKGGKSAPEEVLNEEIDAWLVGEATGSGSDVPTNVYGGDTITIAAFKDAADASAAPPKPPAPVPIAQEDEDEPEEDEEEEDDEEEEDEDDETADDDEEEEDEEEGEAEAVEEFVDESNPFYAAKKAQQQAAKGAAAGPANTGGANQQFKDTSDAATEILRKLMEKRRANR encoded by the coding sequence ATGAAAGTTCAGCTCATCGTCGTGCGGGGCAAGCCCGAGGGGAAAGTGATCCCCCTGGCTAGCTCGAAGTTCAAAATCGGCCGGGGCGAGACCTGCCACTTGCGGCCGAACAGCGAGCAAGTCAGCCGCGAACACGCCGAATTCACGATCGTCGACGGCGTCGTCTCGGTCGCCGACCTGGGCAGCCGCAACGGCACGCTGGTCAACGGCAAGGCGTTGACGACCGGCCCCTGCGCCCTGAAGGACCGCGACCTCGTCCAGGTCGGCCCGCTCACCTTCGCCGTCTCGATCCAGGACGCTCCCACGCCGGCCGCCGCGGCCAAGCCGGCCGCGCCCAAGGCCGCCCCCGCGGCCCAGGCGCCGGCGCCCGCTCCCGCCCCGCCCAAGGCGGCCGCCTCGGCCCCCAAGGCCGCGCCCAAGCCCCCCGCCGCGGCCCCGCCCAAGGGCGGAAAGTCGGCCCCCGAAGAGGTGCTGAACGAGGAGATCGACGCCTGGCTCGTCGGCGAAGCCACGGGCAGCGGCTCCGACGTTCCCACCAACGTCTACGGCGGCGACACCATCACCATCGCCGCGTTCAAGGACGCCGCGGACGCCTCCGCCGCCCCCCCCAAGCCACCGGCCCCTGTCCCCATCGCCCAGGAGGACGAGGACGAACCCGAAGAGGATGAGGAAGAGGAGGACGACGAGGAGGAGGAAGACGAAGACGACGAGACCGCGGACGACGACGAGGAGGAAGAAGACGAAGAGGAAGGCGAGGCCGAGGCCGTCGAGGAGTTCGTCGACGAGTCGAACCCCTTCTACGCCGCCAAGAAGGCCCAGCAGCAGGCGGCCAAGGGGGCCGCGGCGGGTCCGGCCAACACCGGCGGCGCGAATCAGCAGTTCAAGGACACGAGCGACGCCGCCACCGAGATCCTGCGGAAGCTGATGGAGAAGCGCAGGGCGAACCGCTAG
- a CDS encoding class I SAM-dependent methyltransferase, with translation MIHTWSIGVADDHMGEEILIRTGDRVRRHPWWLARARLTRALLARRGVHPPACVLDAGCGWGVTLEALEAAGHDAFGLDVSPRILAHLDRPGRKLIEADLSRPLPTDVETFDAVLALDVIEHLDDDGGAVAALANLVAPGGLLIVSVPAQPSLFSEFDAIQGHRRRYLPESLRAAFNGSGLAVESIFWWGAWMTPILRRRLGRDKAQTGDDPAEVYLRHLSLPPWPGPLVLRAAYALEQPLALRGLLSTGTSLFAVARRPV, from the coding sequence ATGATCCACACCTGGTCGATAGGAGTGGCGGACGACCACATGGGCGAGGAGATCCTGATACGGACGGGGGATCGGGTCCGTCGCCATCCCTGGTGGCTCGCGCGCGCACGGTTGACGCGGGCGCTGCTGGCGCGACGGGGCGTCCACCCGCCCGCCTGCGTGCTCGACGCCGGGTGCGGCTGGGGCGTGACGCTGGAGGCGCTCGAGGCCGCCGGCCACGATGCGTTCGGGCTCGACGTCTCCCCCCGCATCCTCGCCCACCTCGACCGGCCGGGCCGCAAGCTCATCGAAGCCGATCTGTCGCGGCCCCTTCCCACCGACGTCGAGACGTTCGACGCCGTGCTCGCGCTCGACGTGATCGAACATCTCGACGACGACGGCGGCGCCGTGGCCGCGCTGGCCAACCTGGTCGCGCCGGGAGGCCTCCTAATCGTAAGCGTCCCGGCCCAGCCGTCCCTATTCTCCGAATTCGACGCCATCCAAGGGCACCGTCGGCGGTACCTACCGGAATCTCTTCGCGCCGCGTTCAACGGCTCGGGGCTGGCGGTCGAATCGATCTTCTGGTGGGGCGCGTGGATGACGCCAATCTTGCGGCGGCGATTGGGGAGGGACAAGGCGCAGACCGGCGACGACCCGGCCGAGGTCTATCTCCGGCATTTGTCCCTGCCACCGTGGCCGGGACCGCTGGTCCTCCGCGCGGCGTACGCCCTGGAGCAGCCCCTGGCGCTCCGGGGGCTGCTCTCGACGGGGACCTCGCTCTTCGCCGTGGCCCGGCGGCCGGTCTGA
- a CDS encoding neutral/alkaline non-lysosomal ceramidase N-terminal domain-containing protein, protein MTIRTAACVGLGLTLAAAAGAGRAEEVAVGVARVDVSPSGPIRLSGYLARTTESKGIGHPIYAKALAIGSDDQKPVILVSVDNVGVSDAIVGEIAERLERKVGLPRERLALGASHTHSAPLLTGVLPNIFGKPIAADQQAKIDAYTREFVDKIERVCLEALADRKPATLSWAQGKVGFAANRRTPGGPVDHSLPVLRATGPDGKIRAIVANYACHCTTLDPADNLVDGDWAGAAQRGIEADNPGCIALTVVGCGADSNPNPRRKSADAESHGRALADEVARLMRGEWKPVAGPPQAAMERFDLPYDTLPTRAELEKLVAAGGPRGHFATLQLAQIDRDGKLPAALPYSAQAWRFGDDLLMVFLPGEVVVDYVLRIKKEFDPSRTWVTAYANDVPCYIPSERILSEGGYEGGEAMTYYARPTRLKTGVEKLILDAVHRVAGAGFEPTRAKVAAKVDEENPPALTPAEALQTFHTKPGLKVELVAAEPLIESPVAVDFGADGKLWVCEMRDYPSGMDGKYKPGGRVRVLEDRDRDGRYETAATFIEDLPFPTGLMCWRKGVLICAAPQILYAEDSDGDGKADVRRTLYEGFATDNYQARVNGLAYAADGWVYGANGLIGGKIHGRADGREVDLGSRDFRFKPDLGVFEPASGITQQGRVHDDWGNQFGGNNSILIQHYPLADHDVRRNPRVSAPPPAVVPRGDADPGKLFPASHTLIRYNEPQNANRVTSASSPLVHRDPLLGDEYFGDGFACESVHNLVRRVVLEPEGVTFTGRRAADEQDREFLASTDSWFRPVQVRTGLDGALWVVDMYRFVIEHPRWISPERLATLDVRAGADKGRIYRIVPEGRPIRPVENLEAMPTARLAAALDTPNGTVRDTVQRLLDHRRDRAAKPILAAIARGSHTPAARAQALAALDVAGDLDDEVLAAALDDEHQGVRREAVRIAEPRLARNTSIGLKVIERADDADVRVRYQTALSLGAWPAPEAGRALGAIAARDGGDEWLRAAVLSSATPHARAVLERLIAAAGPDGPASDMVEPLIATIAGTRDRTSVAAALALIASGDAEPARWRLGAVAELLDAAGDEALAADRAVLPLMVAARRKAVDAEAPGDERVAALRLLGRTEASREADRAAIAGLLDPAEPGDVQSAALGALSRLGDAAAAEAILDRWARLGPAARAAALDALISREASETALIGALEAGRVASSQVGAEHRERLLRSGTEPLRKRAQAAFGALTIGARREVLAAYDSVKTSHGDPARGKAAFQRACAACHKLDGFGAEVGPDLAALTDLSADALLTAILDPNREVDARYVSYNAALKDGRTLSGLIANETASAITLKRQEGAADVVLRDDLEEIASSGRSLMPEGLENDLKPTDVADVVAYLSQGASRPKVQEGNRPEVVKAGPDGVIRLIAADAEIFGPNLLFETEHGNLGYWHAAADHAGWTFEVDHGAMFNVALEWACDDGSAGNAYMLKLGGQTIRGVVPGTGGWGRYVRASIANQVFHKGVHRIDLRPEGPMHGALADVRAIILTPGEAGDVNPAQAAEPTKPVDVARTILDPATADGDRQAFIDRLSGQSAPLIAALADGLDHADEAEQYRRIPWIWRVAIAAGKRDDGDELKRILEVALPADSPDAKLDDWRAVVLGGGLINGVSLSGPLPGPRFETILKDAPALKARWDRSIALASKMADDASVRTGTRYDALRMLGAEPWDRHGEHLARYLANGLDPELHQGAVSALADVSSARIVAPLLEALDRLTPDNRKFAVQALTREADRREALVEALASGRIRPDALDAEARKILVDPAQTQSAERARSLIAPGSEKTPQGAANLLPFDALQARLNDPALRILDARPKADYDKAHIPGAVWVDVKKAEALAAAPGGLQDARAWEAWIADLAIAPNAQVVVYDAERQLDAARLWWLLSYLGVPRVALIDGGYQLWERESRPTMGEAAKPAPSSFSVAFRKDRLATREDVAEVLKSGSARVVDARSEAEHTGEKVLSKRGGRIPGACPVEWTRLVDADGRFLAPDALREKLKAGGVKEGDAVVSHCQGGGRASVDAFVLERLGFPTRNYYLGWSEWGNAEDAPVETGPPTRE, encoded by the coding sequence ATGACGATCCGGACGGCGGCCTGCGTCGGCCTCGGGCTGACGCTCGCCGCGGCTGCCGGGGCAGGCCGCGCCGAGGAGGTCGCCGTCGGCGTCGCGCGCGTCGACGTCTCGCCGTCGGGGCCGATCCGGCTCAGCGGCTATCTGGCCCGGACGACCGAGTCGAAGGGGATCGGCCACCCGATCTACGCCAAGGCGCTCGCGATCGGCTCGGACGACCAGAAGCCGGTCATCCTGGTCTCGGTCGACAACGTCGGCGTCTCCGACGCGATCGTCGGCGAGATCGCCGAGCGACTCGAGCGCAAGGTCGGTCTGCCCCGCGAACGGCTGGCCCTGGGGGCGTCGCACACGCACTCGGCGCCGCTGCTGACGGGGGTCCTCCCCAACATCTTCGGCAAGCCGATCGCCGCCGACCAGCAGGCGAAGATCGACGCCTACACCCGCGAGTTCGTCGACAAGATCGAACGCGTCTGCCTGGAAGCCCTCGCCGACCGCAAGCCGGCGACGCTCTCGTGGGCGCAGGGGAAGGTCGGCTTCGCGGCCAACCGCAGGACGCCCGGCGGCCCCGTCGACCACAGCCTGCCCGTCCTGCGGGCGACCGGACCGGACGGGAAAATCCGGGCGATCGTCGCCAACTACGCCTGCCACTGCACGACCCTCGACCCCGCCGACAACCTCGTCGACGGCGACTGGGCGGGGGCGGCCCAGCGCGGCATCGAGGCCGACAACCCCGGCTGCATCGCCCTGACGGTCGTCGGCTGCGGGGCCGATTCGAACCCCAACCCGCGCCGCAAGTCGGCCGACGCCGAGTCTCACGGCCGCGCCCTCGCCGACGAGGTCGCCCGCCTGATGCGCGGCGAATGGAAGCCGGTGGCCGGCCCGCCCCAGGCCGCGATGGAGCGCTTCGACCTGCCCTACGACACCCTGCCGACCCGCGCCGAGCTGGAGAAGCTCGTCGCCGCCGGCGGCCCGCGGGGCCACTTCGCCACGCTGCAACTCGCCCAGATCGACCGCGACGGCAAGCTGCCGGCCGCCCTGCCCTACTCGGCCCAGGCCTGGCGGTTCGGCGACGACCTGCTCATGGTCTTCCTCCCCGGCGAAGTCGTGGTCGACTACGTGCTGAGGATCAAGAAGGAATTCGACCCGTCGCGCACCTGGGTCACGGCCTACGCCAACGACGTCCCCTGCTACATCCCGTCCGAGCGCATCCTCAGCGAGGGGGGTTACGAGGGGGGCGAGGCGATGACCTACTACGCCCGGCCGACGCGACTCAAGACCGGCGTCGAGAAGCTCATCCTCGACGCCGTCCACCGCGTCGCCGGAGCCGGATTCGAGCCCACCAGGGCGAAGGTCGCGGCGAAGGTCGACGAGGAGAACCCGCCGGCCCTGACGCCCGCGGAGGCCCTCCAGACCTTCCACACCAAGCCCGGCCTGAAGGTCGAGCTGGTCGCCGCCGAGCCCCTGATCGAGAGTCCGGTCGCCGTCGACTTCGGCGCCGACGGCAAGCTCTGGGTCTGCGAGATGCGCGACTATCCCTCGGGAATGGACGGCAAGTACAAGCCCGGCGGCCGGGTCCGCGTCCTCGAAGACCGCGACCGCGACGGCCGCTACGAGACCGCCGCCACGTTCATCGAGGACCTTCCCTTCCCGACCGGCCTGATGTGCTGGCGCAAAGGAGTGTTGATCTGCGCCGCACCCCAGATCCTCTACGCCGAGGACTCCGACGGCGACGGCAAGGCCGACGTCCGCAGGACGCTGTACGAGGGCTTCGCGACCGACAACTACCAGGCGCGCGTGAACGGCCTGGCCTACGCCGCCGACGGCTGGGTCTACGGGGCCAACGGCCTGATCGGAGGCAAGATCCACGGCCGTGCCGACGGCCGCGAGGTCGACCTGGGGAGCCGCGACTTCCGCTTCAAGCCGGACCTCGGGGTCTTCGAACCGGCCTCGGGAATCACCCAGCAAGGCCGCGTCCACGACGACTGGGGGAACCAGTTCGGCGGCAACAACAGCATCCTGATCCAGCATTACCCGCTCGCCGACCACGACGTGCGACGCAATCCCCGCGTCTCCGCCCCGCCGCCGGCCGTCGTCCCCCGGGGCGACGCCGACCCGGGCAAGCTCTTCCCGGCCAGCCACACCCTGATCCGCTACAACGAGCCGCAGAACGCCAACCGCGTCACGAGCGCGAGCAGTCCGCTCGTCCACCGCGACCCGCTGCTTGGCGACGAATACTTCGGCGACGGCTTCGCCTGCGAGTCGGTCCACAACCTGGTCCGCCGCGTGGTGCTCGAGCCCGAGGGCGTCACGTTCACGGGCCGTCGAGCCGCGGATGAGCAGGACCGCGAGTTCCTGGCCTCGACCGACTCGTGGTTCCGGCCCGTCCAGGTGCGGACCGGGCTCGACGGGGCGCTGTGGGTCGTCGACATGTATCGATTCGTCATCGAACACCCGCGCTGGATCAGCCCCGAGCGGCTGGCGACGCTCGACGTCCGCGCCGGTGCCGATAAGGGCCGGATCTACCGCATCGTCCCCGAAGGCCGACCGATTCGACCGGTCGAGAACCTCGAAGCGATGCCCACGGCCCGCCTCGCCGCCGCGCTCGACACCCCAAACGGGACCGTGCGCGACACCGTCCAGCGCCTGCTCGACCACCGCCGCGACCGCGCGGCGAAGCCGATCCTCGCCGCGATCGCGCGCGGGAGCCATACTCCCGCGGCCCGCGCGCAGGCCCTCGCCGCGCTCGACGTCGCGGGCGATCTCGACGACGAGGTGCTCGCCGCCGCGCTCGACGACGAGCACCAAGGCGTGCGCCGGGAGGCCGTCCGGATCGCCGAGCCCAGGTTGGCCCGGAACACCTCCATCGGCCTCAAGGTCATCGAACGGGCCGACGACGCCGACGTCCGGGTTCGCTATCAGACCGCGTTGAGCCTGGGCGCCTGGCCCGCGCCCGAGGCCGGCCGGGCGCTGGGCGCGATCGCGGCTCGCGACGGCGGCGACGAATGGCTCCGGGCCGCCGTCCTCAGCTCGGCGACGCCCCACGCCCGCGCGGTCCTGGAGCGCCTGATCGCCGCTGCCGGGCCCGACGGCCCCGCCTCCGACATGGTCGAGCCGCTGATCGCGACGATCGCCGGGACGCGCGATCGGACGTCGGTCGCGGCGGCCCTGGCGCTGATCGCGTCCGGCGACGCCGAGCCCGCCCGGTGGCGGCTCGGCGCGGTCGCCGAACTGCTCGACGCCGCCGGGGACGAGGCCCTCGCGGCCGACCGTGCCGTCCTCCCCCTCATGGTCGCCGCGAGGCGGAAGGCCGTCGACGCCGAGGCCCCCGGCGACGAGCGGGTCGCTGCGCTCCGGCTGCTCGGCCGGACCGAGGCGTCGCGCGAAGCCGATCGTGCGGCGATCGCCGGGCTCCTCGACCCGGCCGAGCCGGGCGACGTCCAGTCCGCCGCCCTCGGCGCCCTGTCGCGACTCGGCGACGCCGCGGCGGCCGAGGCGATCCTCGACCGCTGGGCCCGCCTCGGGCCCGCCGCCCGGGCGGCCGCGCTCGACGCCCTGATCTCCCGCGAGGCGTCGGAGACGGCACTCATCGGCGCGCTCGAAGCCGGCCGCGTCGCGTCCTCGCAGGTCGGTGCCGAGCACCGCGAACGGCTCCTGCGGTCGGGCACCGAGCCGCTCCGCAAGCGGGCGCAGGCGGCCTTCGGCGCGCTGACGATCGGCGCGCGTCGCGAGGTCCTCGCCGCCTACGATTCGGTGAAGACCTCGCACGGGGACCCCGCCCGAGGCAAGGCCGCGTTCCAGCGAGCCTGCGCCGCCTGTCACAAGCTCGACGGCTTCGGCGCGGAGGTCGGCCCCGACCTGGCCGCCCTCACCGACCTCTCGGCCGACGCGCTGTTGACCGCGATCCTCGACCCCAACCGCGAGGTCGACGCCCGCTACGTCAGCTACAACGCCGCCCTCAAGGACGGCCGAACCCTCTCCGGCCTGATCGCCAACGAGACCGCCAGCGCGATCACCCTGAAGCGGCAGGAGGGCGCGGCCGACGTCGTCCTCCGCGACGACCTGGAGGAGATCGCCTCGTCGGGCCGTTCGCTCATGCCCGAGGGCCTGGAAAACGACCTGAAGCCGACCGACGTCGCCGACGTCGTCGCCTACCTGTCCCAGGGCGCTTCCCGCCCCAAGGTCCAGGAGGGGAACCGGCCCGAGGTCGTCAAGGCCGGCCCCGACGGCGTGATCCGGTTGATCGCGGCCGACGCCGAGATCTTCGGCCCCAACCTCCTCTTCGAGACCGAGCACGGCAACCTCGGCTACTGGCACGCCGCCGCCGACCACGCCGGCTGGACCTTCGAGGTCGACCACGGAGCCATGTTCAACGTGGCCCTCGAATGGGCCTGCGACGACGGCTCGGCGGGCAACGCCTACATGCTCAAGCTCGGCGGCCAGACGATCCGCGGCGTCGTGCCGGGGACCGGCGGCTGGGGCCGCTACGTCCGGGCCTCGATCGCCAACCAGGTCTTCCACAAGGGCGTCCACCGGATCGATCTTCGCCCCGAAGGCCCGATGCACGGCGCCCTCGCCGACGTTCGCGCCATCATCCTGACCCCCGGCGAGGCCGGCGACGTCAACCCAGCCCAGGCGGCCGAGCCCACAAAGCCCGTGGACGTCGCCCGCACGATCCTCGACCCCGCCACGGCCGACGGCGATCGTCAGGCGTTCATCGATCGCCTCTCCGGCCAGTCGGCCCCGCTGATCGCCGCCCTGGCCGACGGGCTCGACCACGCCGACGAGGCCGAGCAGTATCGCCGCATCCCCTGGATCTGGCGGGTCGCAATCGCCGCCGGCAAACGCGACGACGGCGACGAACTGAAGAGAATCCTCGAAGTCGCCCTTCCGGCCGATTCCCCCGACGCGAAGCTCGACGACTGGCGGGCGGTGGTGCTCGGCGGCGGCCTGATCAACGGCGTCAGCCTGTCGGGCCCGCTCCCCGGGCCGAGGTTCGAGACGATCCTCAAGGACGCCCCGGCGCTGAAAGCCCGCTGGGATCGGTCGATCGCCCTCGCTTCGAAGATGGCCGACGACGCCTCGGTCCGCACAGGGACCCGCTACGACGCACTGCGGATGCTGGGTGCCGAGCCCTGGGATCGGCACGGCGAGCACCTCGCCCGCTATCTCGCGAATGGACTCGATCCCGAGCTTCATCAGGGGGCCGTCTCCGCCCTGGCCGACGTGTCGTCGGCGCGGATCGTCGCCCCCTTGCTGGAGGCCCTGGACCGGCTCACGCCCGACAATCGCAAGTTCGCCGTGCAGGCCTTGACTCGCGAGGCCGACCGCCGCGAGGCCCTGGTCGAGGCCCTCGCGTCCGGCCGCATCCGGCCCGACGCGCTCGATGCGGAAGCCCGCAAGATCCTCGTCGACCCGGCCCAGACCCAATCCGCCGAACGGGCCCGGAGTTTGATCGCGCCGGGATCGGAGAAAACTCCCCAGGGCGCCGCCAATCTCCTGCCGTTCGACGCCCTCCAGGCCCGCCTGAACGATCCGGCCCTGCGGATCCTCGACGCTCGCCCGAAGGCCGACTACGACAAGGCGCACATCCCCGGCGCGGTCTGGGTGGACGTCAAGAAGGCCGAGGCCCTCGCCGCCGCGCCCGGCGGCCTCCAGGACGCCCGGGCCTGGGAAGCCTGGATCGCCGACCTGGCGATCGCCCCGAACGCACAAGTGGTCGTCTACGACGCCGAGCGTCAGCTCGACGCCGCGCGGCTGTGGTGGCTGCTCAGCTACCTCGGCGTGCCTCGCGTCGCGCTCATCGACGGAGGCTACCAGCTCTGGGAGCGCGAGTCGCGGCCCACGATGGGCGAGGCCGCGAAACCGGCCCCGTCCTCATTCTCGGTCGCCTTCAGGAAAGACCGGTTGGCGACTCGCGAGGACGTGGCCGAGGTCTTGAAGTCGGGATCGGCCCGGGTCGTCGACGCCCGCAGCGAGGCCGAGCATACCGGCGAGAAGGTCCTGTCGAAGCGCGGCGGACGCATCCCCGGGGCCTGCCCGGTCGAGTGGACGCGGCTCGTCGACGCCGACGGGCGGTTCCTCGCGCCCGACGCCCTCCGCGAGAAGCTCAAGGCCGGCGGCGTCAAGGAAGGCGATGCCGTCGTCTCGCATTGCCAGGGGGGCGGACGGGCGTCGGTCGACGCCTTCGTGCTGGAAAGGCTCGGCTTCCCGACCCGCAACTACTATCTCGGCTGGTCGGAGTGGGGCAACGCCGAGGACGCGCCGGTCGAGACGGGCCCGCCGACGCGAGAGTGA
- a CDS encoding DUF1559 family PulG-like putative transporter has translation MSRRRPGFTLIELLVVIAIIAVLIALLLPAVQSAREAARRSQCVNNLKQIGLAVHNYQSALNSLSPGKKGDAWGSWMVCLLPYIEQMSSFNAWNYQGNNSGLPGTVDGPLRYNGACNITVTSARISGFMCPSDPNNASLSGIGITVNGQTLMVTSQNYVVNFGNTMMQQRTLDGVTFKGAPFTCIGSPFVDIDGYRDREISGVPNTCYSFASITDGLSNTMMLSEQLVGQTQGGQLDLRGFSWCGPLGTFTAWTAPNSRSPDVIWPGLCNSPKGGVNPPCTTADVTWYTAARSKHAGGVNVSMCDGSVRFVKDSIGLNTWSSISSTQGGEIVSADSL, from the coding sequence ATGTCGCGCCGACGTCCCGGCTTCACGCTGATCGAGTTGCTGGTGGTGATCGCGATCATCGCCGTGCTGATCGCCCTGCTGCTGCCCGCCGTGCAATCGGCCCGCGAGGCCGCCCGGCGTTCGCAGTGCGTCAACAACCTCAAGCAGATCGGGCTGGCCGTCCACAACTATCAGTCCGCCCTCAACTCGCTGTCCCCGGGCAAGAAGGGCGACGCGTGGGGGAGCTGGATGGTGTGCCTGCTGCCGTATATCGAACAGATGAGCTCGTTCAACGCCTGGAATTACCAGGGGAACAACTCGGGCCTGCCGGGGACCGTCGACGGTCCCTTGCGTTACAACGGGGCCTGCAACATCACGGTGACCTCCGCGCGGATCTCCGGCTTCATGTGCCCGAGCGATCCCAACAACGCGTCGCTGAGCGGGATCGGCATCACGGTCAACGGCCAGACGCTGATGGTGACCTCGCAGAACTACGTCGTGAACTTCGGCAACACGATGATGCAGCAGCGGACCCTCGACGGGGTCACGTTCAAGGGGGCCCCGTTCACCTGCATTGGTTCGCCCTTCGTGGACATCGACGGCTATCGCGACCGCGAGATTTCGGGCGTACCCAACACGTGCTATTCCTTCGCCTCGATCACCGACGGCCTGAGCAACACGATGATGCTCTCGGAACAGTTGGTCGGCCAGACGCAGGGGGGGCAGCTCGACCTCCGCGGGTTCTCGTGGTGCGGGCCGCTGGGCACCTTCACCGCCTGGACCGCCCCCAACAGCCGCTCGCCCGACGTCATCTGGCCGGGCCTGTGCAACTCGCCCAAGGGGGGCGTCAACCCGCCCTGCACCACGGCCGACGTCACCTGGTACACGGCGGCCCGCAGCAAGCACGCCGGCGGCGTGAACGTGTCGATGTGCGACGGCAGCGTCCGGTTCGTGAAGGACTCGATCGGGTTGAACACCTGGTCGTCGATAAGCAGCACCCAGGGCGGCGAGATCGTCAGCGCCGACTCCCTGTAA